The Fictibacillus phosphorivorans genomic sequence CGTGCGCAAATAGAGCGCCTTCGTGTACAATTGAAGAAGAAAAATATTTCCTTTTTGTATGAGGACAAGTTTCCTTTCGCAGGAGGAGAAAATCATTATGCTTTATTCTTTGAAGATCCAGATCGATTAAAAATTGAAATCGTTGCGCCGAGGTGAATGAAGATATGATAGAACAAGAAAAAGAAACAAAGCAAAAAAATGAATGGATAAGCTGGCTAAAGGCGATCGGCTTCGCTTTAGTTTTTGTATTTATCACGAAAGCCTATTTCTTTGCTCCATATATGGTAGAAGGTGCTTCCATGTCACCTACTCTTCACGATCAAGAAAAGTTATATGTGAATAAAATCGTTTATGCTTTTTCCGAGCCAGAAAAAGGCGATATCGTCATTATTAAAGGTGACGATAAACGATATGTAAAACGAGTGATAGGGTTAGAAGGGGACGTTATTCAAATGAAGAGTGACGACCTGTATGTGAACAATAAAAAGGTGAAAGAATCTTATCTGCAAGAAAACAAATCCGAAGCGAAAAGCTTAGGTGTATATCTAACAGAAGACTTCGGACCACTAAAAGTTCCAAAAGGGAAAGTTTTCGTAATGGGCGACAACCGTTTAAATAGTATGGATTCACGAAACGGACTAGGGTTGATCGAAACGAAAGCAATTGAAGGTCGTTCAGAAGTTGTCATCTATCCATTTTCAGAAATGCGTGCAACCCAATAACAAAAGTGCAGCCCCGCTGCGCTTTTTATTTTTTAAAAGGAGTATGTGAGATGAACCGATGCAAGTGGAGTGAAGAAAGCGAGATGCTGCAGCAGTATCATGATAACGAATGGGGTCAGTATGTGGAAGAAGACAATGCGTTGTTCGAGTGTTTAACACTAGAACTGTTCCAATCAGGTTTAAGCTGGAAGACCATTCTACACAAAAGAGAGAACTTTAGAAGTGCTTTTGCACAGTTTGAGATAGAAAAAGTCATGCAGTTTGGCGAAAAAGAGATTGAAGTTTTACTAGAGGATGCTGGAATCGTCAGGCATAGAAAAAAGATTGAAGCGACGATTGAAAACGCAAAGAGAGTACACGAACTTGTAAAGAAGTTTGGTAGCTTTGAAGCGTTTCTAAAACAACTGCCACCGGAAACAGAGGAAAAACAAAAAGTGTTGAGAAAGACATTCAAGCACGTGGGTTTAACAACAGCTGAGAGTTTTTTAGAAGCTACTGGTCGAATACCTGCTTCACATAGTGAGGTCTGCTTCATGGCATCCAAATAGAGTCATTTCCTATTTATCCTGCATAAGCTAAAGCGGGAGGTATGACGATGCCTTATGAGATCTATATTTCAACAACAAGAAAAAGACTAGCCCTCGTAAAAGATGGGAAAGTAATTAAACGCTATCCGATCGGCGTAGGGAAAATGCTAACCCCTACACCAACCGGCACCTATACCATAATCAATAAAGCACCAAATCCAGGCGGACCGTTCGGAGTCATGTGGATGGGACTCTCTCGTCCACACTACGGCATACATGGCACAGATACACCATCATCTATCGGCAAATATGTATCCAAAGGATGTGTGCGGATGCAAAATAATCACGTTTTAGAATTGTCGCAGATTGTACCTATTGGGACGAAGGTGCTTATTAGGGCATGAAAAAAAGCTCTCAAGAAGAGAGCTTTTTATGTTGGATTAGGACCGTTATCAATCATACGAATCATTTTATAGCTTCCTGCTGCAATATTTTTAGCTGGCATGGTAGGATTAGGGCCGTTGTCAATTACATAACTGTGCTTAGTAGGATTAGGACCGTTATCGATTGTATAAGAAACTCCACCAATAGCCACTACACTAAGAGCAAGAGCGAAGGAAAGTGTTAAACCTAATTTTTTCATTTTTCTCCAACCTTTCTTATATTATGTTTTTAAGAGCATTATTTGCCCTTTGATAATACTGACTTGATCTTTTATATAATGACTGATCAAAATAGATGTCAGCCAGCATTTCTGAATATTCCGCTACATACTCCCAAATATGAAGCTTTTCAAAGTAAGGAATTACTTCTTTATATAGCATTTCTACTAAATCGTTCATACGATCTTCAATTCTATGTTTAAGAGTCATTATATGATAGTAAACATCATCAATAACAGTTATGTCTAATACCTCTAAACACTTATCTAACCATATTTTAGCATTTTTTATATCATTTGTAAGGTAATATTCTTTTGCAATGGTCAACATTGTACTCTTTGTCTCATTATTCGGTACTTTCATCTTTGCATCAAGGCTTTTAAAGTAATATTCTAAAGCTTTGCTATGATTCTTTTGATTCGAAGCAACATAACCTAAGTTATGATAGATGACACCATTAGTAAAATCATCATTAAAAGTGGTTGAGTATTTTAATGCTTGTTTTAAGTGAAATTCTGCCTGCTCATAATTCCCTACTCTTCGATTACTTAAGCCTAATAGTATTTGGCAATCAGCAGAACGACTATAATTATATTCTTTATCAAATATATTAATAGCTCTATAAGCATATTGACTTACTGAGGTAACTCTACATAAATAATTGTATGTTAGCGCAAGGTGGTAAAACAAAACTGCACCTTCACTTTGGGTAATTCCTGTTGTTTTGGTATTATATAAACTTTCTGCCTCTTTAAGTAAATCTAAAGCCTTTTTATATTCTCTTTTAATATTATAGTACATTGATAGAAAGTTAAGATAATAG encodes the following:
- the lepB gene encoding signal peptidase I, whose amino-acid sequence is MIEQEKETKQKNEWISWLKAIGFALVFVFITKAYFFAPYMVEGASMSPTLHDQEKLYVNKIVYAFSEPEKGDIVIIKGDDKRYVKRVIGLEGDVIQMKSDDLYVNNKKVKESYLQENKSEAKSLGVYLTEDFGPLKVPKGKVFVMGDNRLNSMDSRNGLGLIETKAIEGRSEVVIYPFSEMRATQ
- a CDS encoding DNA-3-methyladenine glycosylase I, with the protein product MNRCKWSEESEMLQQYHDNEWGQYVEEDNALFECLTLELFQSGLSWKTILHKRENFRSAFAQFEIEKVMQFGEKEIEVLLEDAGIVRHRKKIEATIENAKRVHELVKKFGSFEAFLKQLPPETEEKQKVLRKTFKHVGLTTAESFLEATGRIPASHSEVCFMASK
- a CDS encoding helix-turn-helix domain-containing protein; this encodes MVGQRIRYYRKTKGLTQEELAQGICSVSYLSKIEKGDAKSSEEVINLLCERLGISPEDIDDNQILEMLNEWHSQMVDRNFDKAEIFLHETVQPKMKSVIEPTLILRYELFLSRFYMVHHVNPDLEGSYKQLKRAESFFNEMTPDLKFYYLNFLSMYYNIKREYKKALDLLKEAESLYNTKTTGITQSEGAVLFYHLALTYNYLCRVTSVSQYAYRAINIFDKEYNYSRSADCQILLGLSNRRVGNYEQAEFHLKQALKYSTTFNDDFTNGVIYHNLGYVASNQKNHSKALEYYFKSLDAKMKVPNNETKSTMLTIAKEYYLTNDIKNAKIWLDKCLEVLDITVIDDVYYHIMTLKHRIEDRMNDLVEMLYKEVIPYFEKLHIWEYVAEYSEMLADIYFDQSLYKRSSQYYQRANNALKNII